From a single Fusobacterium ulcerans ATCC 49185 genomic region:
- a CDS encoding carboxymuconolactone decarboxylase family protein, translating to MKRRFIMLLISVFGFTSAFGAEEKTLNIKEQEVVRISAFTASGDLENLKISLNDGLDAGLTVNEIKEILVHTYAYCGFPRSLNGIGVFMNVLSEREAKGIKDEVGRDITPIPRDRNSIEFGTEVQTKLAGSPVQGGMYDFAPAVDDFLKGHLFGDLFGRDILDFQTREIVTIAVLGNMSGVNPQLAAHFNLGMNAGLTKEQIEGIIDVLDKKVEKEQGKNARKIFEEVIKNRNN from the coding sequence ATGAAAAGAAGATTTATTATGCTTTTAATATCTGTATTTGGTTTTACATCTGCTTTTGGAGCAGAGGAAAAGACATTAAATATAAAAGAACAAGAGGTAGTGAGAATATCAGCTTTTACAGCCAGTGGTGATTTGGAAAATCTAAAAATTTCATTGAATGATGGATTAGATGCAGGACTTACTGTAAATGAAATAAAAGAAATTTTAGTTCATACATATGCTTATTGTGGATTTCCTCGTAGTCTGAATGGAATAGGGGTTTTCATGAATGTACTTTCTGAGAGAGAAGCAAAAGGAATAAAAGATGAAGTAGGAAGAGATATCACTCCTATTCCAAGAGATAGAAACAGTATTGAATTTGGAACAGAAGTACAGACAAAATTGGCGGGATCTCCTGTACAAGGAGGAATGTATGACTTTGCTCCAGCAGTGGATGATTTTTTGAAGGGACATTTGTTTGGAGATTTATTTGGTAGAGATATTTTAGATTTTCAAACAAGAGAGATAGTAACAATAGCTGTCCTTGGAAATATGTCAGGGGTAAATCCACAGCTTGCAGCACACTTCAATTTAGGAATGAATGCAGGACTTACTAAGGAGCAGATTGAGGGAATAATAGATGTTTTAGATAAAAAAGTGGAAAAAGAGCAAGGAAAAAATGCCCGAAAAATATTTGAGGAAGTAATAAAAAACAGAAATAATTAA
- a CDS encoding LysR family transcriptional regulator, which yields MEIRVLKYFLMTAREENITKAAALLHITQPTLSRQLIQLEEELGVKLFHRSKHRIILTNDGMLLKRRAEEIVSLADKTEREFSQREENLVGELVIGSGELQSSQFLSLLLASFHKKNPQVYYEIYSGNSDNIKERIERGILDLGLLVEPVDISRYEFVRLPVKEEWGVLVNENSELAGKETVTSKDLVNTPLIMTKRETLQKELKNWFGIYSEQIEVVANGNLLYNMAIMAKNKIGIVVTPKLDCHYDGLTFIPLFPKLESTTVLVWKKNQIFSPVASAFIEYTKEYVSGIFNDTN from the coding sequence ATGGAAATAAGAGTATTAAAATATTTTTTGATGACAGCAAGAGAAGAAAATATCACTAAAGCAGCAGCTCTTCTGCATATTACTCAGCCAACTCTTTCTAGGCAGCTCATACAGTTGGAGGAAGAACTTGGAGTAAAACTTTTTCATAGAAGCAAACATCGTATTATTTTAACTAATGATGGAATGCTACTCAAACGAAGGGCTGAAGAAATTGTTTCTCTTGCTGATAAGACAGAGCGTGAATTTTCCCAAAGAGAAGAAAATCTTGTAGGTGAGCTTGTAATTGGAAGTGGAGAACTACAGAGTTCACAGTTTTTATCTTTACTTCTTGCTTCCTTTCATAAAAAAAATCCACAGGTATACTATGAAATTTACAGTGGAAATTCAGATAATATTAAAGAAAGAATAGAAAGAGGAATTTTAGACTTAGGATTATTGGTTGAACCAGTTGATATCAGCAGATATGAATTTGTCAGACTTCCAGTAAAAGAAGAATGGGGTGTACTTGTAAATGAAAATTCAGAACTAGCTGGAAAAGAAACTGTGACTTCTAAAGATTTAGTAAATACACCACTAATTATGACCAAGCGTGAAACTTTACAAAAAGAGTTGAAAAACTGGTTTGGAATATACTCAGAACAGATTGAAGTTGTTGCTAATGGAAATCTCCTATATAACATGGCAATTATGGCAAAAAATAAAATAGGAATTGTTGTTACACCAAAATTAGATTGCCATTATGATGGACTTACTTTTATTCCTCTTTTTCCTAAACTAGAATCAACAACAGTGCTGGTTTGGAAAAAGAATCAGATATTTTCTCCAGTTGCATCAGCATTCATTGAATATACTAAAGAATACGTTTCAGGCATTTTTAATGATACAAACTAA
- the cls gene encoding cardiolipin synthase, with translation MNLIITFFKDYIAIINMIFLIIIILIERKKPVYTLFWITLLILAPYLGFIAYLFFGLSFQKKRVVNQFYKWKFLHSKKVIKSSERADLVRWKQLISYLEISSKNKLTTLNSMKIFTEGNQFFKSIISDLKKAEKTIYMEYYIFRYDELGKSIVDILIEKAKEGVDIRVIADEAGGTSRKMLRKMRENKIDVEIFFPSHFPFLKIANLRANYRDHRKLCIIDSKLGYIGGFNIGNEYLGKGKMGHWRDTGMRVFGEAALELEKEFFFSWGIAKKKHVDYEEKRYHYEREAMQEVIKDRGKYSGYVQVVSSGPNYQFRTMRDNFLKIIMEAKNYIYIQTPYFVPDDTVLEALKIAAMSGVHIKIMIPDKPDHFFIYWVNQYFVGELLDLGVKVYRYNKGFLHSKMVMADSEIVSIGTANFDNRSFYQNFEINVNIYEKDVAEEFREIFYRDMKVSSKILRSEYSNRGYYIKFKESICRLLAPIL, from the coding sequence ATGAATTTGATTATTACTTTTTTTAAAGATTATATAGCAATTATAAATATGATATTCCTTATTATCATTATTTTGATTGAACGTAAAAAGCCAGTATATACACTTTTTTGGATAACACTGCTTATACTTGCTCCATATTTGGGATTTATAGCTTACTTATTTTTTGGACTTAGTTTTCAAAAGAAAAGAGTGGTAAATCAATTTTATAAATGGAAGTTTCTTCACAGCAAGAAAGTTATTAAATCTTCTGAAAGAGCTGATTTGGTAAGGTGGAAGCAATTAATTTCATACCTTGAAATATCTTCTAAGAATAAGCTGACTACTCTTAATTCAATGAAAATATTTACTGAGGGAAATCAATTTTTTAAAAGTATAATATCTGACTTAAAAAAAGCAGAGAAAACAATATATATGGAATACTATATATTCAGATATGATGAATTAGGGAAATCCATAGTTGATATACTTATTGAAAAAGCTAAAGAGGGAGTAGACATAAGAGTCATAGCAGATGAAGCAGGTGGTACCAGCCGTAAAATGCTTAGAAAGATGAGAGAAAATAAGATAGATGTAGAAATATTTTTTCCTTCACATTTTCCTTTCTTGAAGATAGCTAATTTGAGAGCAAACTACAGAGATCATAGAAAATTATGTATCATTGATAGCAAACTGGGATATATAGGCGGGTTCAATATTGGAAATGAATATCTTGGCAAAGGAAAAATGGGACACTGGAGAGATACAGGAATGAGAGTCTTCGGTGAAGCGGCATTGGAGCTGGAAAAAGAATTCTTCTTCTCATGGGGTATAGCAAAGAAAAAACATGTGGATTATGAAGAGAAGAGATATCACTATGAAAGAGAAGCTATGCAGGAAGTAATTAAAGATAGAGGAAAATATTCTGGATATGTTCAAGTAGTAAGCAGCGGTCCAAATTATCAATTCAGAACAATGAGAGATAATTTTTTAAAGATAATAATGGAGGCAAAAAACTATATTTATATACAGACGCCTTATTTTGTTCCTGATGATACAGTATTGGAAGCACTGAAGATAGCAGCTATGTCAGGAGTTCATATTAAAATAATGATACCAGATAAACCAGATCATTTTTTCATCTACTGGGTAAATCAATATTTTGTAGGAGAACTTCTGGATTTAGGAGTAAAAGTCTACAGATATAACAAGGGATTCCTTCACAGCAAAATGGTTATGGCAGATAGTGAGATAGTAAGTATAGGAACTGCTAATTTTGATAATAGAAGCTTTTATCAGAACTTTGAGATAAATGTGAATATATATGAGAAAGATGTAGCAGAGGAATTCAGAGAGATTTTTTATAGAGATATGAAAGTCAGCAGTAAAATTCTAAGAAGCGAATACAGCAATAGAGGTTATTACATAAAATTTAAAGAGTCAATATGTCGTTTGCTTGCTCCTATTTTATAA
- a CDS encoding tetratricopeptide repeat protein encodes MKKILLAVVLLFLLGGWVEKPNEKEEAELYYKNGNTKYNLNDFKGAILDFDKTIELNPKFTDAYIFRGFIKHTLKQYEKAILDYNRAIELNPKNADIYFNRGIAKNDLKQYKEAILDFDKAIKLNPQYANSYYNRGIAKDKLKQYKEAILDYNKAIELNPKFTYAYNNRGNTKYKLKQYKEAILDYSKAIELNPQYTIVYYNRGVAKHDLKNYIGAILDYNKAIKLNPQYAEAYFNRGNARYELKNYRGAASDFDKANKLNSDLKKPIKN; translated from the coding sequence ATGAAAAAAATATTACTAGCAGTTGTCTTGCTTTTTTTACTTGGTGGATGGGTAGAGAAACCAAACGAAAAAGAAGAAGCTGAATTATATTATAAAAATGGAAATACCAAATATAATTTAAATGATTTTAAGGGGGCTATTTTAGATTTTGATAAAACCATTGAATTAAATCCTAAATTTACTGATGCATATATTTTTAGGGGTTTTATCAAACATACCTTAAAACAGTATGAAAAAGCTATTTTAGATTACAATAGAGCTATTGAATTAAATCCTAAAAATGCAGATATTTACTTCAACAGAGGAATTGCTAAAAATGATTTAAAACAATATAAAGAAGCTATTTTAGATTTTGACAAAGCTATTAAATTAAATCCTCAATATGCAAATAGTTATTACAATAGAGGAATTGCTAAAGATAAATTAAAGCAATATAAAGAAGCCATTTTAGACTACAATAAAGCTATTGAATTAAATCCTAAATTTACATATGCATATAACAACAGAGGTAATACTAAATATAAATTAAAACAATATAAAGAAGCTATTTTAGATTACAGTAAAGCTATTGAATTAAATCCTCAATATACAATAGTCTATTATAATAGAGGAGTTGCAAAACATGATTTAAAAAACTATATAGGAGCTATTTTAGATTATAATAAGGCTATTAAGTTAAATCCCCAATATGCAGAAGCATATTTTAATAGAGGAAATGCCAGATATGAATTAAAAAATTATAGAGGAGCTGCTTCAGATTTTGACAAAGCTAATAAATTGAATTCTGATCTTAAAAAACCAATTAAGAACTAG
- a CDS encoding GTP pyrophosphokinase → MSDLLDKDQFFKDFCIDEEYFESTGLIWDELVKIYKNYVRLVPYLEKEAEHIVSKLIDVPNVHSVRRRVKKPEHLIEKIIRKGSKYVARGISVETYKDIVTDLIGIRVLHLFKDDWRGIHDEIMKLWEIRETPQINIRRGDYNVAQLQESISELNCEIVVRDHGYRSVHYLIGIPVTRNDEILVEIQVRTVFEEAWSEIDHLMRYPYDIDNPVITEYLGIFNRIVGSADEMGTFIKNMKSRLSVHTGEDTHYRELDNKFK, encoded by the coding sequence ATGTCTGACCTATTAGATAAAGATCAGTTTTTCAAAGACTTCTGTATTGATGAGGAGTACTTTGAGTCCACAGGGCTGATCTGGGATGAATTAGTAAAGATATATAAGAATTATGTTAGACTTGTTCCATATCTTGAAAAAGAAGCAGAACACATAGTATCAAAACTTATAGATGTACCTAATGTACATTCTGTAAGAAGAAGAGTAAAAAAACCTGAACACCTTATAGAAAAAATAATCCGCAAAGGAAGTAAATATGTAGCCAGAGGAATCTCAGTAGAAACATATAAAGATATAGTTACTGACCTCATAGGTATTAGAGTCCTCCATTTATTCAAAGATGACTGGAGAGGAATTCATGATGAAATAATGAAATTATGGGAAATAAGGGAAACCCCTCAGATAAATATAAGACGTGGAGATTACAATGTAGCACAGCTTCAGGAAAGTATATCTGAACTGAACTGTGAAATAGTAGTAAGAGATCATGGTTATCGTTCTGTTCATTACCTTATTGGAATCCCAGTAACTAGAAATGATGAAATTCTTGTAGAAATACAAGTAAGAACTGTTTTTGAAGAAGCATGGAGTGAGATAGATCATTTAATGAGATATCCATATGATATTGATAATCCTGTTATTACTGAATATCTTGGTATTTTTAATCGTATTGTAGGAAGTGCTGATGAAATGGGAACTTTTATCAAAAATATGAAATCTCGTTTAAGTGTTCATACTGGAGAGGACACTCACTATAGAGAGCTTGATAATAAATTCAAGTAG
- a CDS encoding transposase zinc-binding domain-containing protein, whose amino-acid sequence MQIKHIISKINITNLLGKIKKYFKNEHFEDIKQTIQKFLACSIDKSFLSLQCPNCHDAHKIKVTCKSRFCPSCGKRYSAV is encoded by the coding sequence ATGCAAATCAAACATATTATCTCTAAAATCAATATAACAAATCTTTTAGGTAAAATCAAGAAATATTTTAAAAATGAGCATTTTGAGGATATTAAACAGACTATTCAAAAATTCTTAGCTTGTTCTATTGATAAATCTTTTCTCTCTCTTCAATGCCCTAATTGTCATGATGCGCATAAAATTAAAGTTACTTGTAAATCTAGATTTTGTCCTTCCTGCGGTAAACGTTATTCTGCTGTTTGA
- a CDS encoding adhesion protein FadA — protein sequence MKKLLVLGTIVLSASMMGAEVDNLEARFKGLEQEYNLLIQKEQEKFNTEKKIAEAAQSTLAKQREIYNQLSEKVAKLNQMKDVKFYKEQYGELASKYQAALKDLEAQMKEQENIINRFRQLEALKTNKSK from the coding sequence ATGAAAAAACTATTAGTACTAGGAACAATTGTATTATCAGCATCAATGATGGGAGCAGAAGTGGATAATCTTGAAGCGCGTTTCAAAGGTTTGGAACAGGAATACAATCTATTGATACAAAAAGAGCAGGAAAAATTTAATACAGAGAAAAAGATAGCAGAAGCAGCACAATCAACTTTGGCTAAACAAAGAGAAATATACAATCAATTATCAGAAAAAGTAGCAAAATTAAATCAAATGAAAGATGTGAAATTCTATAAAGAGCAATATGGAGAGCTTGCATCAAAATATCAAGCAGCTTTAAAAGATTTAGAAGCGCAAATGAAAGAGCAGGAAAATATAATTAATAGATTTAGACAATTAGAAGCATTAAAAACAAATAAAAGTAAATAA
- a CDS encoding MerR family transcriptional regulator → MTFNEIKRHYNISDEVIQKYKDCGFCRINRENEYNDLDLEKLKSILLLWDSGFDIEEIGNSIKIQPVDEMGDIKNYL, encoded by the coding sequence ATGACATTTAATGAAATAAAAAGACATTACAACATATCTGATGAAGTAATTCAAAAATATAAAGATTGTGGATTTTGTAGAATAAATAGGGAAAATGAATACAATGATTTGGATTTAGAAAAGCTAAAGTCAATTTTATTGCTGTGGGACAGTGGATTTGATATAGAAGAGATTGGAAATTCTATAAAGATACAACCAGTAGATGAAATGGGAGATATAAAAAATTATCTTTAG
- a CDS encoding HU family DNA-binding protein, translating to MNKKSFINEYRKKTSHNGEIKNLKEARMDLEVFFETLKVGLLKDGEVKLQKKGKFKILQKKERVISNPSTRERMTITPPKTVKFVIAKNIIKKINEMSK from the coding sequence ATGAATAAAAAAAGTTTTATTAATGAATATAGAAAAAAAACTTCTCATAATGGAGAAATAAAAAATTTAAAAGAAGCTAGAATGGATTTAGAAGTTTTTTTTGAAACTTTAAAAGTTGGTTTATTAAAAGATGGAGAAGTAAAATTACAAAAAAAGGGAAAATTTAAAATATTACAAAAAAAGGAGAGGGTCATAAGTAATCCATCAACTAGAGAAAGAATGACAATAACTCCACCTAAAACAGTAAAATTTGTTATAGCTAAAAATATAATAAAGAAAATAAATGAAATGTCTAAATAA
- a CDS encoding helix-turn-helix domain-containing protein encodes MTREDYMCQKLGSLSNFDKLLVEKMVEQLGEWATIEEVAKYFKRHKNTIYDKVEGGEVLNRRIGNKILIYTRSLIFLME; translated from the coding sequence ATGACTAGAGAAGATTATATGTGTCAAAAATTAGGAAGTCTTTCAAATTTTGATAAACTGCTGGTAGAGAAAATGGTGGAGCAACTTGGAGAATGGGCAACAATAGAGGAAGTAGCCAAGTATTTTAAAAGACATAAAAATACTATTTATGACAAAGTAGAAGGGGGAGAAGTTCTCAATAGAAGAATTGGAAATAAAATTTTAATTTATACAAGGAGCTTGATCTTTTTGATGGAATAA
- a CDS encoding HU family DNA-binding protein — MREKDFLRLYVDLYREKGEKIASAKVAKQKIDSIWETLIESLLKEKKVIFKGIGKFELRETNPRRVVLPFKKKGESSYMLEKKMIPPKKIIKFAAGDNLKKLLNEKECES, encoded by the coding sequence ATGAGGGAGAAAGATTTTTTAAGACTCTATGTAGATTTATATAGAGAAAAAGGTGAAAAAATAGCATCAGCAAAAGTAGCAAAACAGAAAATAGATTCTATATGGGAAACCCTTATAGAATCGCTTTTAAAAGAGAAAAAAGTAATTTTTAAGGGAATTGGAAAGTTTGAATTAAGAGAAACTAACCCAAGGAGAGTTGTTCTTCCATTTAAAAAGAAAGGGGAAAGTAGTTATATGCTTGAAAAGAAAATGATACCTCCAAAAAAAATAATAAAATTTGCTGCTGGGGATAATTTAAAAAAACTGCTTAATGAAAAGGAATGTGAAAGCTAA
- a CDS encoding ATP-binding protein, protein MIKCQFCGKEYMKNPYKYMDSLPEIFKKNLEYIPACNCLEENKIRELEELEKKRVQECMKNKMKKCKDISVMDEKFARSRFESADMKSDYMQLSKRYAESFMSKDKKEGMLLYGGVGTGKTFASACIANYLMERGKTVLVINLGLYFNKLTMEWGEAEKVVLEQTEKCDLMIIDDFGSEKGLDRNQTGWRAEKIYNLIDGRYRSEKPLIISTNLNFSADEGKCELSEKFSTQGQNRIRDRIIDMCFPVEVTGKSRRGMTQKRFAEFIS, encoded by the coding sequence ATGATAAAATGTCAATTTTGCGGGAAAGAGTATATGAAAAATCCATACAAGTATATGGATTCCCTTCCAGAGATTTTTAAAAAGAATCTGGAATATATACCAGCCTGTAACTGTCTGGAAGAAAACAAGATAAGGGAGCTGGAAGAACTGGAAAAGAAGAGAGTGCAGGAATGTATGAAAAACAAGATGAAAAAGTGTAAGGATATTTCTGTGATGGATGAAAAATTCGCAAGAAGCAGATTTGAAAGCGCTGATATGAAAAGTGATTATATGCAGCTGTCAAAAAGATATGCAGAGAGCTTTATGAGCAAGGACAAAAAAGAAGGAATGCTCCTGTATGGAGGAGTAGGAACAGGAAAGACATTTGCAAGCGCCTGTATAGCTAATTATCTCATGGAAAGAGGGAAGACTGTATTGGTAATTAATCTAGGACTGTATTTTAACAAACTGACTATGGAGTGGGGAGAAGCTGAGAAAGTAGTTTTGGAGCAGACAGAGAAATGCGACTTGATGATTATTGATGATTTCGGCAGTGAAAAAGGACTAGATAGAAATCAGACAGGATGGAGGGCTGAAAAGATATACAATCTCATTGATGGGAGATACAGAAGCGAGAAGCCCCTTATAATTTCAACAAATTTGAATTTCAGTGCAGATGAGGGAAAATGCGAGTTAAGCGAGAAATTCTCTACACAAGGGCAGAACAGGATAAGAGACAGAATAATAGATATGTGCTTTCCAGTAGAAGTAACAGGGAAGAGCAGAAGGGGAATGACCCAGAAGAGATTTGCAGAATTTATATCTTAA
- a CDS encoding tetratricopeptide repeat protein, protein MDIVAYIKYIQQEIKDKKFDDYVHVFYEYKNYLESCIKKNPKDIEAICQLAAVYLELRYDENTSIKLILDTLTNFADEISAIDKSRIYINLAFLYESNDEEKNCLYYLEEAIKLNPHMAVAYNELGRIRMENNIIEDNLNLFEKAYSLSSKMKYQYNYAVALFQHGYILKSKVLFEGLLPKYQDERRVLYGYGVCCFYTGNKRKAIEIANKLAQGKNDDYITESEIADLYFLCDEYSKHNEMYDNSEIGYYSDVRWLAPYFYSLKVQGKMEKLQAKLTEVITEKNNKIIETEAEELDDEFTETEKNEDIQEYQKEKNEIITAFEKIINEDYKPEIKIKLWLMYGCYMIDCPRHQSL, encoded by the coding sequence TTGGATATAGTTGCATATATTAAATACATTCAGCAGGAAATCAAGGATAAAAAATTTGATGATTATGTCCATGTTTTTTATGAATATAAAAATTATCTTGAAAGCTGTATAAAAAAAAATCCAAAAGATATTGAAGCAATATGCCAACTTGCAGCAGTTTATCTTGAATTAAGATATGATGAAAATACTTCAATCAAGCTCATACTAGATACATTGACTAACTTTGCTGATGAAATTAGTGCAATTGACAAATCACGTATTTACATAAATTTAGCATTTTTATATGAAAGTAATGATGAAGAAAAAAATTGCTTATATTATTTAGAAGAAGCAATAAAATTAAATCCTCATATGGCAGTTGCTTATAATGAACTTGGACGTATTCGAATGGAGAATAACATCATTGAAGATAATTTAAACTTATTTGAAAAGGCATATTCTCTTAGTTCAAAAATGAAATATCAATATAATTATGCTGTTGCTCTATTCCAACATGGTTATATTTTAAAATCTAAAGTTCTATTTGAAGGATTATTGCCAAAATATCAAGATGAAAGACGAGTGTTATATGGATATGGAGTTTGTTGTTTTTACACAGGAAATAAAAGAAAAGCAATTGAAATAGCAAATAAATTAGCTCAAGGAAAAAATGATGATTATATTACTGAATCTGAAATAGCAGACTTATATTTTTTATGTGATGAATACTCTAAACATAATGAAATGTATGATAACTCTGAGATTGGATATTATTCAGATGTAAGATGGCTTGCACCATATTTTTATAGTTTAAAAGTACAAGGAAAAATGGAGAAACTTCAGGCAAAATTAACTGAAGTAATCACAGAAAAAAATAATAAAATTATAGAAACTGAAGCTGAAGAATTAGATGATGAATTCACAGAAACAGAAAAAAATGAAGATATTCAAGAATATCAAAAAGAGAAAAATGAAATTATAACAGCTTTTGAAAAAATAATTAATGAGGATTATAAACCTGAAATAAAAATTAAATTATGGTTGATGTATGGCTGTTACATGATTGACTGTCCTCGCCACCAATCTTTATAA
- a CDS encoding SIR2 family protein encodes MNNFFDKFEKDQKLNLFIGDFLSKITGYPTRLEMAESILSDIKQSAKGYIRNIDSFAETSQTYLDAVVSSKKGLIKHIREIFDLKHHRNVEIYRDIFNSGYFESIFTMNYDVVIERMFASLLSVSTPLKAEKITEGKIRFYKIMGTIYNSEDLFLTSQDIRKLKVLEFYKEFFDNLRFELISRPTIFLGVDLKNPDFLNMLDFLLSMAKNNEHPVYLVTSTAIIDPKVTDLINKYNIKLTTLSEKELLANLHSVSDIDGDDVLRKKLVR; translated from the coding sequence ATGAATAACTTTTTTGATAAGTTTGAAAAAGATCAAAAATTGAATCTTTTTATTGGAGATTTTCTGAGTAAAATTACAGGATATCCAACAAGACTTGAAATGGCTGAGTCTATTCTGTCTGATATCAAACAGTCAGCCAAAGGTTATATTAGAAATATAGATTCCTTTGCTGAAACATCTCAAACTTATCTTGATGCAGTAGTAAGTTCAAAAAAAGGATTAATAAAACATATCCGAGAAATATTTGACTTAAAACATCATAGAAATGTTGAAATATATAGAGATATTTTTAATTCAGGATACTTTGAATCTATTTTTACTATGAATTATGATGTAGTAATTGAAAGAATGTTTGCTAGTCTTCTTTCAGTATCTACACCTTTAAAAGCTGAAAAGATAACTGAAGGAAAAATAAGATTTTATAAGATTATGGGAACTATCTATAATTCAGAAGACCTTTTTTTAACAAGCCAGGATATCAGAAAATTAAAAGTTCTTGAATTCTACAAAGAATTCTTTGATAATTTAAGATTTGAATTGATAAGCAGACCTACTATCTTTTTAGGAGTTGATCTTAAAAATCCAGATTTTTTAAATATGCTTGATTTTCTTCTGTCAATGGCTAAAAATAATGAGCATCCTGTTTATTTGGTAACATCAACTGCCATAATAGATCCTAAGGTTACTGATCTTATAAATAAATATAACATAAAACTTACTACACTGAGTGAGAAAGAGCTTCTTGCTAATCTTCATAGTGTATCTGATATAGATGGAGATGATGTTTTAAGAAAAAAGTTAGTAAGGTAA
- a CDS encoding PHP domain-containing protein: MVEFQKLSPFFFPFIDSDSRFAGDFYYDLHIHTTASDSFIKPEFLKNFVKNKRYLLSVTDHNEIRGAVELYEKGIGVVPGIELGCEDGFELLIYFKKMSDLEEFYVKEVEQYKNLKRMAKTHRNIYEYMDVLQGWECHKSIPHICGIVQKNFINNKPYIYDIIKLVDSLETHNHALSLIRNLEAAELRERYGLTATFGSDAHIIREAISYYKYSNMDQKNGDKVMDYLYKIGSVSGIGQKHLLHLIKNTIL, encoded by the coding sequence ATGGTAGAATTTCAAAAGCTGTCTCCTTTCTTTTTTCCATTTATAGATAGTGACAGTAGATTTGCAGGAGATTTTTATTATGATCTCCATATACACACAACAGCTTCAGATAGTTTTATTAAACCAGAATTTTTAAAAAACTTTGTTAAAAATAAAAGATACCTTTTATCAGTTACAGATCACAATGAGATAAGAGGAGCAGTGGAACTTTATGAAAAAGGAATAGGAGTAGTTCCTGGAATTGAATTAGGATGTGAAGATGGTTTTGAACTTTTGATTTATTTCAAAAAAATGTCTGATTTAGAAGAATTTTATGTAAAAGAAGTAGAACAATATAAGAATTTAAAAAGAATGGCAAAGACACACAGAAATATATATGAATATATGGATGTGCTTCAAGGATGGGAGTGTCACAAGTCTATTCCCCATATATGTGGAATAGTACAAAAGAATTTCATAAATAACAAACCATATATTTATGATATTATAAAACTGGTAGACTCACTGGAAACCCATAATCATGCTCTTTCATTGATAAGGAATCTGGAAGCTGCTGAATTGAGAGAAAGATATGGTCTTACTGCTACTTTCGGCAGTGATGCACACATTATCAGAGAGGCAATCTCTTACTATAAGTATTCTAATATGGATCAGAAGAATGGAGATAAAGTAATGGACTATCTCTATAAAATTGGAAGTGTTAGTGGAATAGGACAAAAGCACCTGCTTCATCTTATCAAAAATACCATATTGTAG